A window of Rhododendron vialii isolate Sample 1 chromosome 13a, ASM3025357v1 contains these coding sequences:
- the LOC131312472 gene encoding outer envelope protein 61, with protein MFNGMMDPALIKLAQEQMGRMSPAELTRIQQQMMSNPDLMKMASESMKNMRAEDLRNAAEQLKYTRPEDMVEIGEKMANASPEEIAAMRVRVDAQATYEINAADMLKKQGNELHSQGRYKEAVQKYLLAKKNLKSIPSSKGRVLLLACSLNMMSCYLKTRQYDECIKEGTEVLAGDAENVKALYRRGQAYKELGQLEDAVSDLSKAHEVSPEDETIVDVLRDAKERLVREGGGSTSRRLVIEEITEEEETVSSENYDGSTAKYSVSPPQETSGSSKSQAGINIEAPSTNAECVQALKDDPEAMRSFQNFMSQADPETLASMSGGNAEGISPDMIKTASNMISRMSPQELQKMLQMASSFQGENNPFVKGVSSDNSFRPGPFPTDVTPDMMKMASDMMSNMPAEELQKMFEIASSLKGKDSVSTASALKSNGFRSDTGSKQSRESFSVRGDHIGESSSSNGFSNSRSVPQSSFPNSTADLQQQMQNQMNDPAMRQMFTSMIKNMSPDMMANMGEQFGLKLSREDAEKAQQAMSSLSPDTLDKMMKWADRIQRGVEVARKTKNWLLGKPGMIMAIFMLILAFILHRLGYIGS; from the exons ATGTTTAACGGCATGATGGATCCCGCGTTGATCAAACTCGCCCAGGAGCAGATGGGTCGCATGTCGCCTGCCGAGCTGACCAGAATTCAGCAACAG ATGATGTCTAATCCTGACTTGATGAAAATGGCTTcggaaagcatgaaaaacatgaGGGCTGAAGACTTGAGGAATGCTGCTGAACAGTTGAAATACACTCGCCCAGAAGACATGGTTGAGATAGGTGAGAAGATGGCGAATGCAAGCCCCGAAGAGATAGCTGCAATGCGTGTGCGTGTTGATGCACAAGCCACATATGAAATAAATGCTGCTGACATGCTGAAGAAACAG GGTAATGAGCTTCACAGCCAGGGAAGATATAAGGAGGCAGTGCAAAAATACTTGCTT GCAAAGAAGAACTTGAAAAGCATTCCATCCTCCAAAGGCAGAGTCCTCTTGTTGGCATGTTCTCTTAACATGATGTCATGTTACTTAAAAACAAGGCAGTATGACGAGTGCATAAAAGAAGGCACTGAG GTCTTGGCAGGTGATGCCGAGAATGTCAAAGCTCTTTACCGGAGGGGTCAAGCTTATAAAGAATTAGGACAATTGGAA GATGCAGTCTCTGACTTGAGTAAAGCACATGAAGTTTCCCCAGAGGATGAAACTATTGTAGATGTCTTAAG GGATGCCAAGGAAAGATTAGTGAGAGAAGGTGGTGGCAGTACATCGAGAA GATTGGTTATTGAAGAGATAACGGAAGAAGAGGAGACCGTGTCGTCGGAAAATTATGATGGGTCAACTGCAAAATATTCCGTGTCACCACCACAGGAAACCAGTGGCAGCTCTAAGAGTCAAGCTGGAATCAATATTGAGGCTCCTTCAACAAATGCAGAGTGTGTCCAGGCTTTAAAAGATGATCCAGAAGCTATGAG ATCCTTTCAAAACTTCATGTCTCAAGCCGATCCTGAAACTCTAGCTTCCATGAGTGGTGGAAATGCTGAAGGGATATCTCCTGATATGATTAAGACTGCCTCAAACATGATAAGCAGGATGTCTCCTCAAGAACTTCAAAAAATGCTCCAAATGGCTTCTTCATTCCAGGGGGAGAATAACCCATTTGTTAAGGGAGTTTCTTCAGACAACAGCTTCAGACCTGGGCCATTTCCCACTGACGTGACACCTGACATGATGAAAATGGCAAGTGATATGATGAGTAACATGCCAGCTGAGGAGCTTCAGAAAATGTTTGAAATAGCATCATCTTTGAAAGGGAAAGATTCAGTGTCAACGGCATCAGCATTAAAATCGAACGGTTTCAGGTCAGATACTGGATCAAAACAATCTAGGGAAAGTTTTTCTGTCAGGGGAGATCATATTGGTGAAAGTAGTTCTTCTAATGGGTTTTCTAATTCAAGAAGTGTTCCTCAATCAAGCTTCCCCAATTCAACTGCTGATTTGCAACAACAAATGCAAAATCAGATGAACGATCCAGCCATGCGGCAG ATGTTCACTTCGATGATTAAAAACATGAGCCCGGACATGATGGCAAACATGGGGGAACAATTCGGATTAAAGCTTTCTCGAGAGGATGCAGAAAAAGCTCAACAAGCCATGTCATCTTTGTCACCAGATACCTTGGATAAAATG ATGAAGTGGGCAGATAGGATTCAGAGAGGAGTGGAAGTTGCGAGGAAGACAAAAAATTGGCTACTGGGGAAGCCTGGTATGATTATGGCGATATTTATGCTCATTTTAGCATTCATCCTCCACCGGCTAGGCTACATCGGAAGTTAA
- the LOC131312471 gene encoding vacuolar sorting protein 3, producing MAKLDPTNTRTLLEPLAEFNLNLSPSPSSSSSIRSLSVSTLSDSQTLIHVGTDSGTLLLLSLNPNSTPTPTNRQTSNHFGGSVSFVRYASVSESAVEYVHAIDHVGQVLVLSGGFLFLVDLLLLQPVRKLGVSKAVTVVAKRVRTGISESSDLVGAESSDFSSTGRRFLKKLGGGGGGGIRSNGLKLKESELHRDDSCVFAVVAGRRLMLVELVLGKDGGDGGGSFLILKEIQCVDGLKTMVWLDDSILVGSSSGYILYSCVTGQGGLIFSLPDPSSSPPRLKLLLREQKVLLLVDNVGVMVNAQGQPVGGSLVFRRAPDSVGEMSSSIAVVRNGKMDLYHKRSGKCIQMLSFAEEGVGPCVLADQDGSGQLIVVATPSKVVCYGKVPSEEQIKDLLRKKNFQEALSLVEELQSEGEMTKEMLSFVHAQVGFLLLFDLHFEEAVNHFLLSDTMQPSEVFPFIMRDPNRWSLLVPRNRYWGLHPPPAPLENVVDDGLMAIQRAIFLKKAGVETTIDNDFLLSPPNRADLLESAIENIIRYLCVSREKDLTPSVMEGVDTLLMYLYRALNRVEDMERLASSENSCVVEELETLLNESGNLRTLAFLYASKGISSKALAIWRILARNYSSGHWKDITGEIDSLQSTTNVISGKDIAAIEASKILEKSSDQDLILQHLGWIADIDQVLAIRVLTSERTDQLSPDQVIAAIDPKKVEILQSYLQWLIEDQDSDDTQFHTTYALLLAKSAIENFDTENASQNYVAGHLEQTTTTEMGRNSIFQSPIRERLQIFLQSSELYDPEEVLDLIEGSDSELWLEKAILYKKLGQEILVLQILALKLENSEAAEQYCAEIGRPDAYMQLLEMYLDPKDGKEPMFKAAVRLLHNHGENLDPLQVLERLSPDMPLQLASDTILRMLRARLHHHRQGQIVHNLSRATDVDASLGRLEERSRHVQINEESICDSCHARLGTKLFAMYPDDTIVCYKCFRRQGESKSITGRDFKRDPMFKPGWLVTR from the exons ATGGCCAAGCTCGATCCCACCAACACTCGAACCCTGCTCGAACCACTAGCAGAGTTCAATCTCaacctctctccctccccatcctcttcctcctccatccGATCCCTCTCCGTCTCCACCCTCTCCGACTCCCAAACCCTGATCCACGTCGGCACCGACTCCGGCACCCTCCTGTTGCTCTCCCTGAACCCTAATTCAACTCCCACTCCAACCAACCGACAAACTTCGAATCATTTCGGTGGGAGTGTTTCGTTCGTGCGGTACGCGTCGGTGAGCGAATCAGCGGTGGAGTACGTGCACGCGATTGATCATGTTGGGCAGGTTCTGGTGCTTTCAG GTGGGTTTTTATTTCTGGTGGACTTGCTTTTACTTCAACCAGTGAGGAAGTTGGGGGTTTCCAAAGCAGTTACAGTCGTTGCCAAAAGGGTTCGGACTGGTATTTCAGAAAGTTCAGATTTGGTGGGGGCAGAATCGTCCGATTTTTCAAGCACGGGACGGCGGTTCTTAAAGAAAttaggtggtggtggaggtggtgggaTTCGATCGAATGGTTTGAAACTAAAAGAATCCGAGCTTCATAGGGATGACAGTTGCGTTTTCGCAGTTGTGGCTGGTAGGAGATTGATGTTGGTAGAGCTTGTTTTAGGAAAggatggtggtgatggtggtgggtcTTTTCTGATACTTAAAGAAATTCAATGCGTTGATGGTCTTAAGACCATGGTGTGGCTTGATGATTCTATACTAGTTGGTAGTTCAAGTGGCTACATTTTGTATTCTTGTGTTACTGGTCAAGGTGGCTTGATATTTTCACTCCCGGATCCCTCCTCTAGTCCTCCGCGACTTAAATTGTTGTTGAGAGAGCAAAAGGTGCTGTTGTTGGTTGACAATGTTGGTGTTATGGTTAATGCTCAAGGGCAACCGGTTGGGGGAAGCTTGGTATTCCGTCGTGCTCCTGATTCTGTTGGGGAGATGAGCTCAAGTATAGCCGTTGTGAGGAATGGGAAGATGGATTTGTATCACAAAAGATCAGGCAAATGCATTCAAATGCTTTCTTTTGCTGAGGAAGGAGTTGGTCCTTGTGTTTTAGCCGATCAAGATGGGAGTGGACAACTTATTGTTGTAGCAACACCATCCAAG GTTGTTTGCTATGGGAAAGTACCTTCTGAAGAACAAATTAAGGACCTCTTGCGCAAGAAGAACTTTCAGGAAGCTCTTTCTTTAGTGGAGGAGCTTCAGAGTGAAGGTGAAATGACAAAGGAAATGTTGTCCTTTGTGCATGCCCAAGTGGGGTTTCTCTTGCTGTTTGACTTGCATTTTGAGGAAGCAGTAAATCACTTCTTGCTGTCAGATACCATGCAGCCATCTGAAGTATTCCCGTTTATAATGCGAGACCCTAATCGGTGGTCATTGCTG GTGCCGAGGAACCGGTATTGGGGATTGCATCCTCCTCCTGCACCCCTTGAAAATGTTGTAGATGATGGATTGATGGCTATTCAAAGAGCTATTTTTCTTAAGAAAGCAGGGGTGGAGACTACAATTGATAATGATTTTCTTCTGAGTCCACCAAATAGAGCTGATTTACTGGAATCAGCAATAGAAAACATCATCAG GTATTTATGTGTTTCTCGTGAAAAAGATCTGACTCCTTCCGTGATGGAAGGAGTTGACACTCTTCTTATGTACCTCTATAGAGCCTTAAATCGGGTAGAAGATATGGAGAGGCTTGCATCGTCTGAGAACAGCTGTGTAGTG GAGGAGTTAGAAACTTTATTGAATGAATCTGGGAATTTGCGGACGCTTGCTTTCCTCTATGCAAGTAAAGGGATAAGCTCTAAGGCTCTTGCTATATGGCGTATCTTGGCAAGAAATTATTCATCTGGCCACTGGAAAGACATTACTGGGGAAATAGACTCACTGCAGTCCACCACTAATGTTATATCTGGGAAGGATATTGCAGCAATTGAGGCATCGAAGATCCTTGAGAAGTCATCTGATCAAGATTTAATACTGCAGCATCTTGGATGG ATTGCAGATATAGACCAAGTACTTGCCATTCGTGTATTAACATCAGAGAGAACTGATCAGCTTTCACCAG ATCAAGTAATTGCTGCAATTGATCCGAAAAAGGTGGAAATTCTTCAAAG CTATTTGCAGTGGTTGATTGAAGATCAAGACTCCGATGACACCCAGTTTCATACAACATATGCACTCTTGCTTGCTAAATCagcaattgaaaattttgatacaGAAAATGCCTCTCAAAATTATGTAGCAGGACATCTAGAGCAGACAACTACGACTGAAATGGGAAGGAATTCGATCTTTCAGAGTCCTATCAGAGAAAGGTTGCAGATCTTTTTGCAGTCTTCTGAACTATATGATCCAGAAGAGGTCCTTGACTTGATTGAAGGATCAGATTCCGAGTTATGGTTGGAAAAG GCTATACTTTACAAGAAACTtggccaagaaattttggtGCTCCAAATCCTCGCGTT AAAGCTGGAGAACAGTGAAGCTGCAGAACAATATTGTGCGGAGATAGGTCGGCCAGATGCGTATATGCA GTTGCTTGAAATGTATTTGGATCCGAAGGATGGTAAAGAGCCTATGTTTAAAGCTGCTGTTCGTCTTCTCCATAATCATGGAGAAAACTTGGATCCCTTACAAGTCCtagag AGATTGTCCCCGGATATGCCCCTCCAACTTGCGTCAGATACAATTTTACGAATGTTGAGAGCTCGATTGCATCACCATCGTCAAGGACAA ATAGTGCATAACCTATCTCGTGCTACAGACGTCGATGCGAGTTTGGGAAGGTTAGAAGAAAGGTCACGACATGTGCAGATAAACGAAGAGAGCATCTGTGATTCTTGTCATGCCCGTCTCGGGACCAAGCTATTTGCAATGTACCCAGATGATACCATCGTTTGTTACAAG TGTTTCCGTCGTCAGGGTGAGTCGAAATCGATCACGGGTCGCGACTTCAAGCGAGATCCCATGTTTAAACCTGGTTGGCTGGTGACTCGATGA
- the LOC131314100 gene encoding uncharacterized protein LOC131314100, whose protein sequence is MDDSHLTHTHTLGTERERERERERESSVRGERRQPYLRPAVPTTGAASPPAAITTNRAHLQPSSIRRSSNRRRSSSHHHHQALIIITTTTDQHLPPPSNPSPAGHHRHWSHLHCRAHHHHRPSSEPPPSLSKPRFAGRKVPKMEQKCSYDSIKFNPNEEEAENLGFRTHNRSD, encoded by the exons ATGGACGATTCACATTT gacacacacacacacactcggcacagagagagagagagagagagagagagagagagagagcagcgtgagaggagagaggaggcagCCATACCTCCGACCGGCCGTCCCCACCACCGGAGCAGCATCACCTCCTgccgccatcaccaccaaccGAGCCCACCTCCAGCCGAGCTCCATCCGCCGATCCTCCAACCGGCGCCGCTCGTCctctcaccatcaccaccaagctctcatcatcatcaccaccaccaccgatcaGCACCTCCCACCACCGAGCAACCCATCACCAGCCGGCCATCACCGCCACTGGAGCCATCTCCACTGCCGTgctcaccatcaccaccgcccGAGCTCCGAACCGCCGCCGTCTCTTTCCAAACCCCGTTTTGCCGGACGAAAG gtaccgaAGATGGAACAGAAGTGTTCGTACGATTCGATCAAGTTCAACCCtaatgaggaagaagctgaaaaccttggtttccgtaCACATAatcgctctgattaa
- the LOC131312470 gene encoding succinate dehydrogenase subunit 6, mitochondrial, translated as MGESAADSSSQSQSFLKRHWEEYKEFWSERFSILDNYSRFIKRDQLLPSWSSSDVDEFVAADPVHGPTLRTAREAAKYGAAGSVIGAVSTAAVAWKYSRSPHGAALSFGAGAVFGWTFGQEFANHWLQLYRLDTMAAQVKFLEWWEKKSAGRA; from the exons atgggggAAAGTGCTGCAGATTCATCGTCGCAATCACAATCGTTCTTGAAGAGGCACTGGGAAGAGTACAAAGAGTTCTGGAGTGAGAGATTCTCCATCCTGGACAACTACTCCAGGTTCATCAAACGCGACCAGCTGCTCCCCTCCTGGTCCTCCTCCGATGTCGACGAGTTCGTGGCCGCCGATCCCGTCCACGGCCCCACT ctGAGGACGGCCCGTGAAGCAGCAAAATATGGTGCTGCCGGAAGTGTTATTGGAGCAGTTTCAACTGCAGCTGTTGCTTGGAAATACTCGAGGAGTCCACATG GTGCTGCACTGTCCTTTGGTGCGGGAGCTGTGTTTGGTTGGACATTCGGACAGGAATTTGCAAATCACTGGCTGCAGCTTTACAGGTTGGATACAATGGCTGCGCAGGTCAAGTTCTTGGAGTGGTGGGAGAAGAAATCTGCTGGACGCGCTTAG
- the LOC131312473 gene encoding probable carboxylesterase 15 gives MATPSPYVVDDCRGVLQVFSDGSITRSAKPSFNIPVHDDGSVLYKDSLFDPTHDLHLRLYKPAQPPSGHKLPILYYIHGGGFCIGSRAWPNCQNYCLRLASDLRAVVVSPDYRLAPENLLPAAVEDGFAAVKWLRDQAESEEPDSWLADVADFSRVFISGDSAGGNIAHHLAVRLGAGSTELGPVRVRGYVLLAPFFGGTVLTRSEAEGPTDAFLNWELIDRFWRLSIPVGETTDHPLVNPFGPASPPLERLDLDPILVVVGGADLLKDRTEDYAKKLKSWGKKVEYVEFEGKQHGFFTIDPNSHAAKELMLIIKQFIAANSS, from the exons ATGGCTACTCCCTCCCCGTACGTAGTAGACGACTGCCGGGGTGTTCTCCAAGTTTTCAGCGACGGTTCGATCACCCGGTCCGCCAAACCCAGCTTCAACATCCCGGTCCACGACGACGGCTCAGTCCTATACAAGGACTCCCTCTTCGACCCGACCCACGACCTCCACCTCCGACTCTACAAGCCGGCTCAGCCCCCCTCCGGTCACAAGCTCCCGATCCTCTACTACATCCACGGCGGAGGCTTCTGCATCGGCTCCCGCGCCTGGCCCAACTGCCAGAACTACTGCCTCCGGCTCGCTTCGGACCTCCGGGCCGTGGTCGTCTCCCCCGACTACCGGCTGGCTCCCGAGAACCTGCTCCCGGCCGCCGTGGAAGACGGCTTCGCGGCCGTGAAGTGGCTCCGGGATCAAGCCGAGTCGGAGGAGCCAGACTCGTGGCTGGCTGACGTGGCGGACTTTAGCCGGGTGTTTATTTCAGGCGACTCGGCTGGTGGGAATATTGCCCATCATTTGGCTGTTCGGCTCGGAGCCGGCTCGACCGAGTTGGGGCCGGTTCGGGTTAGGGGGTATGTGCTTTTGGCACCTTTCTTTGGTGGAACGGTTCTCACGAGGTCTGAGGCTGAAGGGCCAACAGATGCTTTTCTCAATTGGGAACTCATTGACAG GTTTTGGAGGCTATCGATACCAGTTGGAGAGACTACAGATCACCCACTCGTGAACCCATTCGGACCGGCTAGCCCTCCTCTCGAACGACTGGACCTTGATCCGATTCTCGTGGTGGTCGGGGGCGCTGATCTACTGAAAGACAGGACCGAGGACTACGCGAAGAAGTTGAAAAGTTGGGGAAAGAAGGTGGAGTACGTGGAGTTCGAAGGGAAGCAACATGGCTTCTTCACCATTGATCCTAACTCACATGCCGCGAAAGAGTTGATGCTAATCATCAAACAGTTCATCGCTGCGAATTCCAGCTAA